The following is a genomic window from Clostridium fungisolvens.
TTATAGATTCATTTTTTTAAGCTCGTTGACTATTTCTTCAAACTTCATACTTCTCGATGCTTTGACAAGAACAACATCTTTTTCTTTAATTAATTCTTCTAACGCTTTAATTAATTGTTCCTTTGATTGAAAAACTGTACACCCTTCATCTGAAAAACCATTCTTAAAACCATCAGAGTATTCGCCGCAACATAATAATAAATCTATACCATTATTCTTTGCATAAACACCAGTATCAATATGCGCATTTAGTGATTCATCACCTAGTTCTCTCATAGTTCCAAGTATAGCAATTTTTCTACAGCCATCAATATTTTTCATAACATCTATAGCAGCTTTCATTGATGACGGGCTTGCATTGTAGCAATCATTAACAATTGTAATTTTATCAGTTTCTATTATCTCCAACCTCATGGAAGTTGATTGTATATTTTTTAATCCATTATTCATTTCATCCAGTGACAAACCAAGCAAGTTTCCTGCTGCAATGCAAAGCAAGCAATTTTGCACGCTGTGTTTTCCAAGCATCGGTAGCTCAAAAGAAACTTTTTGCCCTTGAAAGTTTACTTCAAATTCACTATGGTCTTTCAATAAAACTACATTTTCAGCAATGATGTTATTCGAATCATTTAGACCTGTTTTAATAATCTTGTAGCTATCACTAGTTACGCTATCTAGAAGATCATCATCACCATTAATAATTAAAGTATTTCTCTCATTGAAATAATCAACTATTTCCATCTTTGCTTTCAAAATATTTTCTCTAGTCTTGAGGTTTTCTATATGTGATAATCCTATATTAGTTATTATCGCAGTATCTGGTCTCGCTATATCTGCAAGAAGGTGAATTTCATTTAAATTACTCATCCCCATCTCTAACACTGCAATATCCACAGTTCCATCAAGTTCAAGTATCATAAGTGGCAATCCTATATCATTATTAAAATTGCCTTTAGTCTTAAATACAGTGTATTTTTCTCCTAATATAGCTGCTAAGATATCTTTACTTGATGTCTTACCATTTGAACCTGTAATCCCTATAACCTTTAACCCTAATTTTTCTCTATAGTATTTTGCAAGTTTCTGAAGTGCTTTTTTCGAATCTTTTACTTTTATAACATTTGCTTCGTAGCCTAAAAATTCTTCTTTATTTTCATCTACTATACAAACACTTGCGCCTTTATCAATTGCTTCTTTTATATAATTATTACCATTAAAATTCTCGCCTCTAAGTGCAAAGAATATACTATCTTTTTCAATTTTTCTTGTATCTGTACTAACTTTTTCAAAATGTTCATTTTTATTTGTTGTGATAAAATTACCATCTACAGCTTTTACGATTTCTTCTAAGGTTAAGTCTAACATTTTTTCACTCCTAATTGCTCTAATATTTCTACCACTACTTCCCTCTCATCAAAATGAATGGTTTTATCTTTTAAAATTTGATAATTTTCGTGTCCTTTACCTGCAATTACTATTACATCTCCTGACTTACCAATCTCAAGTGCAGTTTTAATAGCTTCTCTCCTATTTTCAACAACTTCATAACTATTGGTATTCAAACCTGATATAATGTCATTTATTATTGACATAGGCTCTTCACTTCTAGGATTATCAGAAGTAACAATAGCAATATCGCTTAGCTCTGTGCCAATCCTACCCATCATAGGTCTCTTAACCTTGTCTCTATCTCCGCCACATCCAAATACTGATATTAGCCTACTCGCAGTAAACTCTCTAGCAGTTTTAAGTATGTTTTCTAATCCATCTGGAGTATGAGCGTAATCAATTATTACTTCATACGGAATATCGTATTCAATAGCTGTCCTCTCACATCTTCCTGGAACAACTGCCTTATTTAGTCCTTTAACTATTGATTCTAAGGAAATTCCCAAATTCTTAGCTAAAGTTATTACTGAAAGTGCATTATAAACATTATATAAACCAGGCATTTGAAGATTAAATTCATACTCTTCGTTATCTAAAGTTACATTGAACTTAACACCTTTTGATGAGTTAACAATATCCTTTGCTTTTATATGAGCATTTTCATGGATACCATAGGTAAATATATCTGTTTTTATATTTTTACTTTTCAAATCCGAAATTATATTTTTTCCATAATCGTCATCTAAATTTATTATAGCCCTATCTGTTCTCTCAAACAGTTTAAATTTAGCATTATAATAATTTTCAAATGTCTTATGAAAATCCAGATGATCTCTTGTTAGGTTTGAAAATATTGCACCTACAAATCTTACTCCATAAACTCTATCAAGTTCTAGAGCATGCGAGGAAACCTCCATAACACAGTATTCAACATTCTCTTGAACCATTTCATTAAAAAGTTCTTGAAGTTCTAAGGATTCAGGAGTAGTTCTTTCTGTCTTAATCACCCTATCTCCGATATAGTTCGCTATAGTTCCTATTAATCCAACTTTATAACCACTATCCTCAAGAATCTTTTTTGTCATAAAAGCAGAGGTTGTCTTACCATTTGTTCCAGTAATTCCTATCACCTTCAGTTTTTCTGTAGGTCTTTCATAATAATTTGAAGCTATCAATGCCATGGTCTTTCTTGTATCTTTTACCTTAAGTACAGTAATGTCTTCACTAATACTTAAATCATCCATACAAAATACTACCTTAGCTCCGTTTTTTACAGCACTGTTTGCAAACTTATGTCCATCACTTGCAAATCCTTTAATGCAGAAGAATATATCTCCCTCTTCAGTTTTCCTATTGTCATAGGTAATCTTATTTACATCTTGATCTAAACTTCCTTTTATAAGTTCAAATTCTATTTCATTTAATAAGTTTCTTAGAAGCATTGTCCACTCATCTCCTTAAATAATATGCTATTAAATCCTCCTAAATGATATATAGATATACATTCTGATAACAAAGTATCAAATATTAATTAATATTCATCAAATGCTACTTGCATAAAGATTGCAGCAATATAACAAAATACTAGCATGTGGCTAGAAGCCACATGCTAATTAATCATCTACATCATCACTTAAGGTAAGCCTAATAGAATCTCCTTTTTTCACAACTTCTCCTGGCTGAATACTTTGTTCATCAACCATAAGACCTTCTCCAGAGAAATCACCTTTAAGGCCCACTTTTTCAAGAATTTTAGTAGCTCCCTCTTTAGTATAGCCCTTTATGTCAGGAACAATAACATCTTTATTATAATTTCCTGAACTTCCACTGTAAAGATTGACCTTACTGCCTTCCTTTACTGTATAACCAGGTGTAGGCTTGATATCTGTCACATACTCTCCCTGTCCCTCTATATCAAAATCTAGCTTTACTTCCTTAAGTTTTTTCTTTGCTTCATCTATTTCCATGCCTCTAACTTCAGGAACAATTACATCAGGAGCACTTACAATGCTACTTGTGTCCTTTGATATAGCAGAAGGATCTAAATAATTAAATATGTCGTTAAATACTATTTTTGCTACTGGTACAGCAATTACACCACCATAATACTCTCCTGCACTAGCTTCATCAATAGAAACCATAACAGTAAGCTTTGGATCATTTGCAGGAGCCATTCCTACAAAGGACGAAATATATTTTCCACTTTCATAAGTACCATTTGTTGGATTTACCTTTTGAGCTGTTCCAGTTTTTCCTGCAATATGATAACCTTCAATATATGTCCTCTTTCCAGATCCTTCAGAAACAACCTTTTCAAGATAATCCCTTAGTTTTGTTGTCTTTTCTGCACTTGCTACTTGTTTTGTCTTAGGATCAAAGTTTCTATCAACTACTCGCTTACCTTGATCGTCTACATGACTGATTTCTTTCATCACATGAGGTTGAATCCATGTACCATTGTTAGCAATTGCATTAAATGCAGCCATGAATTGTATTGGGTTTACTGTGTTAGTTTGTCCAAAAGAAATGGTTGCAAGGTCAATATCAGTTATTGTTGCAGCTGATTTAGTTATACCCTTAGCCTCACCAGGAAGGTCTACTCCTGATTTTGCTCCAAAACCAAACTTCTTTATATATTCAGCTAATTTTTCTTTACCTAACTTCTTACCTACTTCTATAAATCCCATGTTACATGAATTTTTTATTATTTCTCCAAAAGTCTCTGTTCCATGTCCACTTCTTTTCCAACATTTTATAATTCTATTTAGTACTCTAACACTACCTGCGCATGAGTATGTCTCCCCTTTATCAGCGACTCCTTCCTCCATAGCAGCTATTGCAGTAAAAACCTTAAATATAGATCCCGGTTCAAAAGAATCACTTACAGCTCTATTTCTCCACATTTTCTGAAGCTTGTCTGTAGCTGTTGCTCCATCGAAGTTTTCAGCTCCTTCATAAGGAGTATTTGGATTGAAATCTGGCTTGTTTGCCATAGCTAATACTTCTCCCGTTTTAGGGTTCATAACTATAACACTTACCGCTTTTGCTTTATTGTCACTTAAAGCTTGTGCTGCAGCTTTATCTGCAAACATTTGTATTTGCCTATCTATAGTTAACTCTACATCCTTACCTGGAATTGGAGCAGTGAAACTTGAAATAGTATATGGTAAATCTTCACTCTTTCTATTAATTTCTGCTATTCTTACTCCAGGGGTTCCTGAAAGTTCTTTGTCGTATTGAAGTTCTACTCCATTTAGTCCTTTACCATCAGAGTTTGTGTTTCCTAGAACATGAGATAATAGATTATTGTTAGGATAATATCTCTTTGTATCAGGAGATACCATTACCCCATTTATTTGTAGTGCTTTAACTTTATCAGCTATATCCTTTTCTATTCTTCTAACCACATGAGCTGCTCCAGCATCTGCTCCGCTAGGTAGCTTAGTATTAAGTTTATCCAATATTTCTTTTTCAGTAAGACCTAATGCAGTTGCTATTTTAGGAGCAATATCCTGGCTTGTAAGTTTATGTTTTTTTAAGTACTCTCTAATAGCATTTAAGTCAAAATCTACTCTATAGACATTACCACTAACAGCCAATTCTGAGCCATTGCGATCTAAAATTTTTCCCCTTACAGCATCTATTTGTACTTTACTTGTCCATTGTTCAACCGCCTTAGTTGAATATTCGTTACTCTTAACTATCATTACATACGCTAATCTTAAAGTTAATCCAAAGAATAATATAGTTAAAAAAACTACTGTTATCCACATTCTCTTCTTAGTGGTAGCTTTATCCCTGTAATTATGCTCAATCAATAACTATACCTCCAAAAACATTGCTCGATCATTCAGAAATAAAGTTATTCTTAATATTAACTTACTTAATATTTAACTATTCTATTGAACTTTATTTTTCCAGATGCATTATTTATTAATAAATATATCCCCTTACAAATAAATAGTGCTTTCAAATATTCTTTGTATTAAGCAATCTTTTATTTTGAACATAAACTACTTCAATCATTAGAGTAAGATAGGAACCTTAATAAAAACTTCTATCTTACTCAATTAACGCTTGAAGTAGTTTACCAAAATACATAAATATACCAAGACTAATTTAGATTATAAATTACCCCGAATTTTATACAAAAATATTCATCATGGATTTTTAAAATTCAAAGAACAAATTAAACATACTAACACAGCTTAGATAAATACATCCTACTAGAATAAAAATTCTTTAATCTTAGCTAGAAGACCCCAACCATTATTAGTAACCTGCTTGTCCTTTACATCTGTTGCAAAATAATTTTCGTTAGAATTTGTTCTTAAGACGTCCCCATCCCCTGGGATAATCATTCCTAATTTACTTTCAGCTGTAGTTTTAATTGTATCTAACGAAGAAGATTTAAGTATGTCAGCCTTTAACGATTCATTTTCAGCACTAATCTCCTTTATATCTGAGTTTATTTGAGTTAGCTGAGCTTGAACAGTATAGACCTTTACATCTCTCCAAATTGTTGCAATTCCTAAAACAAAAAGCATTACAATAACCTGAGTGGCAGCTCTTCTATTTCTTTTTTGTCTTTCCTTTAGTCTCCTATCTCTATCGATTTT
Proteins encoded in this region:
- a CDS encoding UDP-N-acetylmuramoyl-tripeptide--D-alanyl-D-alanine ligase, yielding MLDLTLEEIVKAVDGNFITTNKNEHFEKVSTDTRKIEKDSIFFALRGENFNGNNYIKEAIDKGASVCIVDENKEEFLGYEANVIKVKDSKKALQKLAKYYREKLGLKVIGITGSNGKTSSKDILAAILGEKYTVFKTKGNFNNDIGLPLMILELDGTVDIAVLEMGMSNLNEIHLLADIARPDTAIITNIGLSHIENLKTRENILKAKMEIVDYFNERNTLIINGDDDLLDSVTSDSYKIIKTGLNDSNNIIAENVVLLKDHSEFEVNFQGQKVSFELPMLGKHSVQNCLLCIAAGNLLGLSLDEMNNGLKNIQSTSMRLEIIETDKITIVNDCYNASPSSMKAAIDVMKNIDGCRKIAILGTMRELGDESLNAHIDTGVYAKNNGIDLLLCCGEYSDGFKNGFSDEGCTVFQSKEQLIKALEELIKEKDVVLVKASRSMKFEEIVNELKKMNL
- a CDS encoding UDP-N-acetylmuramoyl-L-alanyl-D-glutamate--2,6-diaminopimelate ligase, whose protein sequence is MLLRNLLNEIEFELIKGSLDQDVNKITYDNRKTEEGDIFFCIKGFASDGHKFANSAVKNGAKVVFCMDDLSISEDITVLKVKDTRKTMALIASNYYERPTEKLKVIGITGTNGKTTSAFMTKKILEDSGYKVGLIGTIANYIGDRVIKTERTTPESLELQELFNEMVQENVEYCVMEVSSHALELDRVYGVRFVGAIFSNLTRDHLDFHKTFENYYNAKFKLFERTDRAIINLDDDYGKNIISDLKSKNIKTDIFTYGIHENAHIKAKDIVNSSKGVKFNVTLDNEEYEFNLQMPGLYNVYNALSVITLAKNLGISLESIVKGLNKAVVPGRCERTAIEYDIPYEVIIDYAHTPDGLENILKTAREFTASRLISVFGCGGDRDKVKRPMMGRIGTELSDIAIVTSDNPRSEEPMSIINDIISGLNTNSYEVVENRREAIKTALEIGKSGDVIVIAGKGHENYQILKDKTIHFDEREVVVEILEQLGVKKC
- a CDS encoding stage V sporulation protein D; protein product: MIEHNYRDKATTKKRMWITVVFLTILFFGLTLRLAYVMIVKSNEYSTKAVEQWTSKVQIDAVRGKILDRNGSELAVSGNVYRVDFDLNAIREYLKKHKLTSQDIAPKIATALGLTEKEILDKLNTKLPSGADAGAAHVVRRIEKDIADKVKALQINGVMVSPDTKRYYPNNNLLSHVLGNTNSDGKGLNGVELQYDKELSGTPGVRIAEINRKSEDLPYTISSFTAPIPGKDVELTIDRQIQMFADKAAAQALSDNKAKAVSVIVMNPKTGEVLAMANKPDFNPNTPYEGAENFDGATATDKLQKMWRNRAVSDSFEPGSIFKVFTAIAAMEEGVADKGETYSCAGSVRVLNRIIKCWKRSGHGTETFGEIIKNSCNMGFIEVGKKLGKEKLAEYIKKFGFGAKSGVDLPGEAKGITKSAATITDIDLATISFGQTNTVNPIQFMAAFNAIANNGTWIQPHVMKEISHVDDQGKRVVDRNFDPKTKQVASAEKTTKLRDYLEKVVSEGSGKRTYIEGYHIAGKTGTAQKVNPTNGTYESGKYISSFVGMAPANDPKLTVMVSIDEASAGEYYGGVIAVPVAKIVFNDIFNYLDPSAISKDTSSIVSAPDVIVPEVRGMEIDEAKKKLKEVKLDFDIEGQGEYVTDIKPTPGYTVKEGSKVNLYSGSSGNYNKDVIVPDIKGYTKEGATKILEKVGLKGDFSGEGLMVDEQSIQPGEVVKKGDSIRLTLSDDVDD
- a CDS encoding FtsB family cell division protein, with protein sequence MKEFDYVNGNTALNPKRKVNDPQRDKQYEDLKKSKIDRDRRLKERQKRNRRAATQVIVMLFVLGIATIWRDVKVYTVQAQLTQINSDIKEISAENESLKADILKSSSLDTIKTTAESKLGMIIPGDGDVLRTNSNENYFATDVKDKQVTNNGWGLLAKIKEFLF